A genome region from Flavobacterium sp. CFS9 includes the following:
- a CDS encoding UDP-3-O-(3-hydroxymyristoyl)glucosamine N-acyltransferase: MKFPKSHSLQEIANLLDCEFIGDQNFPVLGMNEIHVVEAGDIVFVDHPKYYDKALQSAATIILINKKVDCPEGKALLISDDPFRDFNILTKHFRPFQGTNVSIALSATIGEGTVIQPNCFIGNNVTIGKNCLIHPNVTIYDHTVIGDNVMIHAGTILGADAFYYKKRPEGFDQLISGGRVVIEDNVGIGALCTIDKGVTGDTTIGEGTKLDNQVHVGHDTVIGKKCLIASQTGIAGCVVIEDEVTIWGQVGTTSGITIGAKAVIMGQTGVTKSVEGGKSYFGTPIEESREKLKQMANIKKIPEILTKLK; encoded by the coding sequence ATGAAATTTCCAAAGAGTCATTCTTTACAAGAAATTGCAAATTTGCTTGACTGCGAATTTATTGGTGATCAAAACTTTCCTGTTTTAGGCATGAACGAAATACATGTCGTTGAAGCCGGAGATATTGTTTTTGTTGACCACCCTAAATATTACGACAAAGCTTTACAATCGGCGGCTACTATAATTTTAATTAACAAAAAAGTAGATTGTCCGGAAGGTAAAGCCCTTTTAATTTCTGATGATCCTTTCAGAGATTTTAATATCTTAACCAAACACTTCAGACCATTTCAAGGCACAAATGTATCGATTGCACTCTCAGCTACGATTGGAGAAGGTACTGTTATTCAGCCCAACTGTTTTATCGGAAACAACGTTACCATTGGTAAAAACTGTCTGATTCACCCAAATGTTACTATTTATGATCATACTGTAATTGGTGACAATGTAATGATTCATGCCGGAACTATTCTGGGAGCCGATGCTTTTTATTACAAAAAACGCCCAGAGGGCTTCGATCAGTTAATTTCCGGAGGAAGAGTCGTTATCGAAGACAATGTTGGCATAGGAGCGCTTTGCACGATTGACAAAGGTGTTACCGGCGATACTACTATTGGCGAAGGTACAAAATTGGACAATCAGGTACACGTGGGGCATGATACAGTAATTGGAAAGAAATGTTTAATTGCTTCACAAACCGGTATTGCCGGCTGCGTGGTAATTGAAGATGAAGTTACCATTTGGGGACAAGTAGGAACTACCAGTGGCATCACAATAGGAGCGAAGGCTGTTATTATGGGACAAACAGGAGTTACCAAATCAGTTGAAGGAGGAAAATCATATTTCGGAACTCCAATCGAAGAATCGAGAGAAAAGTTAAAACAAATGGCCAATATCAAAAAGATTCCTGAAATTCTAACTAAATTGAAGTAA
- a CDS encoding PglZ domain-containing protein: MDKIKILWVDDEIDLLKPHILFLEKKNYAVTTSNNGLDAIALFEEDNFDIVFLDENMPGMSGLETLSEMKEKKSAIPMIMITKSEEEYIMEEAIGSKIADYLIKPVNPNQILLSLKKNLDHSRLISEKTTLDYQKEFRKISMELAMVNSFEDWIELYKKLLFWELELENINDQAMIEILESQKVEANSQFGKYIERNYEDWFAPKADKPIQSHNLFKELVVPEIKKKDRPILFVVIDNLRYDQWKSFETVVSNYYKLEKEVPYFSILPTATQYARNSIFSGLLPIEMEKQFPQYWKNDVEDGGKNLFEAEFLSAQLKRLGLNIKEDYFKITNYAGGKKLAENFKALKGNDLVTVVYNFVDMLSHAKTEMEVVKELASDDKAYRSLTLSWFKNSPLLEIIQQAQLLGFKLILTTDHGTINVKNPSKVVGDKNTSLNLRYKTGRSLTYEQKDVYVVKEPKTIGLPAINMSSSFIFAKNDYFLAYVNNYNHYVSYYKNTYQHGGISLEEMIIPFLVFNPK, from the coding sequence ATGGACAAAATAAAAATACTTTGGGTCGATGATGAAATCGATCTTTTAAAGCCACATATATTATTTCTGGAGAAAAAAAACTACGCTGTAACCACCTCTAACAATGGTTTAGATGCAATTGCACTTTTTGAAGAAGACAACTTTGATATTGTTTTTCTAGATGAGAATATGCCCGGAATGAGTGGTTTGGAAACGCTTTCGGAAATGAAAGAGAAAAAATCAGCTATTCCAATGATTATGATCACGAAAAGTGAAGAGGAATACATCATGGAAGAAGCTATTGGTTCTAAAATAGCCGATTACCTCATAAAACCGGTAAATCCGAATCAGATTTTGTTAAGTCTGAAAAAGAATCTCGATCATTCAAGACTTATTTCTGAGAAAACGACTTTGGATTATCAAAAGGAGTTTCGAAAAATATCCATGGAACTTGCTATGGTCAACTCTTTTGAAGATTGGATTGAACTTTACAAAAAACTGCTTTTCTGGGAATTAGAACTTGAGAATATTAACGATCAGGCAATGATTGAGATCCTTGAATCTCAAAAAGTAGAAGCCAATTCGCAATTCGGAAAATACATTGAGAGAAACTACGAAGACTGGTTTGCTCCAAAGGCGGACAAACCTATTCAATCGCACAATTTGTTTAAAGAATTAGTAGTTCCGGAGATCAAAAAGAAGGACAGGCCTATCCTTTTTGTGGTAATTGACAATCTGCGTTACGATCAATGGAAATCTTTTGAAACCGTAGTTTCCAATTATTATAAACTGGAAAAAGAGGTTCCGTATTTCTCTATTCTGCCAACTGCTACACAATATGCCCGTAATTCAATCTTCTCTGGTTTATTACCGATAGAGATGGAAAAACAGTTTCCTCAATATTGGAAAAACGATGTTGAAGATGGCGGGAAGAACCTTTTTGAAGCCGAATTTCTGTCAGCGCAATTAAAACGCTTAGGCTTAAACATTAAAGAAGATTATTTCAAAATCACCAACTACGCAGGCGGAAAAAAACTGGCAGAAAATTTCAAGGCTTTAAAAGGAAACGACCTTGTAACCGTAGTTTACAACTTCGTAGACATGCTGTCACACGCCAAAACTGAAATGGAAGTCGTAAAAGAACTGGCCTCGGACGATAAAGCTTATCGTTCACTTACTTTGAGCTGGTTTAAAAACTCCCCTCTTCTTGAAATTATTCAGCAGGCACAACTTTTAGGATTCAAATTGATTTTAACAACAGATCATGGCACTATAAATGTAAAAAATCCATCGAAAGTGGTTGGAGATAAAAATACAAGTTTAAATTTGCGCTACAAAACCGGTCGTAGTTTAACATACGAGCAAAAAGATGTATATGTCGTTAAGGAGCCTAAAACAATTGGTTTGCCGGCAATTAATATGAGCAGTTCGTTTATTTTTGCTAAAAACGATTACTTTTTGGCCTATGTAAACAACTACAACCACTATGTGAGTTATTATAAAAATACTTACCAGCACGGAGGAATTTCGTTAGAAGAAATGATTATTCCGTTCTTGGTATTTAATCCGAAATAG
- the tsaE gene encoding tRNA (adenosine(37)-N6)-threonylcarbamoyltransferase complex ATPase subunit type 1 TsaE produces the protein MNIVFSLDQIKEVATQILAANPKKIILFNGEMGVGKTTLIKQLCKSLGVQDATSSPTFSLVNEYNTSDNQTVYHFDFYRLNKETEALDMGVDDYLYSGNWCFIEWSEKIASLLPEETSTITIQLLADGKRELKLS, from the coding sequence ATGAATATCGTTTTTTCATTAGATCAAATCAAAGAAGTAGCAACACAAATTTTAGCAGCAAATCCAAAAAAAATCATTCTTTTCAATGGAGAAATGGGCGTTGGAAAAACTACCTTAATCAAGCAATTATGTAAAAGTTTAGGAGTTCAGGACGCAACCAGTAGTCCAACTTTTTCTTTAGTTAATGAATATAATACTTCTGACAATCAAACGGTTTACCACTTTGATTTTTATAGATTGAACAAAGAAACCGAAGCACTCGACATGGGAGTTGATGATTATTTGTACTCCGGAAACTGGTGTTTTATTGAATGGTCAGAAAAAATCGCAAGCTTACTTCCGGAAGAAACTTCAACCATCACAATTCAACTTTTGGCAGACGGGAAAAGAGAATTAAAATTATCCTAA
- the efp gene encoding elongation factor P: MASTSDIRNGLCIKFNHDIYKIIEFLHVKPGKGPAFVRTKLKSLTSGKVLDNTFSAGHKIDVIRVETHTFQFLYPEGDEFHFMNAETFEQISLNKNILDAPDLLKEGTNVMVQINTETDLPLSVDMPASVVLEVTYAEPGVKGNTATNATKNATVETGASVNVPLFINEGDKIKIDTASGSYMERVKE; the protein is encoded by the coding sequence ATGGCATCTACATCAGATATTAGAAACGGATTGTGTATTAAATTTAATCACGATATTTATAAAATCATTGAATTTCTTCACGTTAAGCCTGGAAAAGGTCCTGCTTTTGTAAGAACTAAATTAAAAAGTTTAACATCTGGTAAAGTATTAGACAATACTTTTTCGGCAGGTCACAAAATTGATGTTATTCGTGTTGAAACACATACTTTTCAGTTTTTATACCCAGAAGGAGATGAGTTTCATTTTATGAATGCTGAAACTTTCGAGCAAATTTCATTAAACAAAAATATCCTTGATGCTCCGGATTTGTTGAAAGAAGGAACAAATGTAATGGTTCAGATCAATACAGAAACTGATTTACCTTTATCTGTTGATATGCCGGCATCTGTAGTTCTTGAAGTTACTTACGCTGAGCCGGGAGTAAAAGGAAATACAGCTACAAATGCAACTAAAAATGCGACAGTAGAAACCGGAGCATCAGTAAACGTTCCTTTGTTTATTAACGAAGGTGATAAAATCAAAATTGATACCGCTTCAGGTTCTTACATGGAGCGTGTAAAGGAGTAG
- the lpxA gene encoding acyl-ACP--UDP-N-acetylglucosamine O-acyltransferase, whose product MNQPLAYVHPGAKIAKNVVIEPFTTIHNNVIIGDGTWIGSNVTIMEGARIGKNCNIFPGAVISAVPQDLKFGGEDSLAIIGDNCTIRECVTINRGTVASGQTILGNNCLVMAYAHIAHDCEIGNNAIIVNGVALAGHVVVGNHAVIGGLAAIHQFIHIGDHAMISGGSLVRKDVPPYTKAAKEPLSYVGINSVGLRRRGFSTEKIREIQEIYRILYQKNYNTTQALSIIEAEMEATPERDEILDFIRNSSRGIMKGYSGNY is encoded by the coding sequence ATGAATCAACCATTAGCATATGTTCATCCTGGCGCTAAAATCGCTAAAAATGTTGTAATTGAGCCTTTTACAACAATTCACAATAATGTTATTATTGGTGATGGTACTTGGATTGGTTCAAATGTGACGATCATGGAAGGGGCCCGTATTGGTAAAAATTGCAATATTTTTCCGGGAGCGGTTATTTCTGCGGTACCACAAGATTTGAAATTTGGCGGAGAAGATTCTCTTGCTATTATTGGAGATAACTGTACGATTAGAGAATGTGTTACGATCAACAGAGGTACAGTTGCCTCAGGTCAGACTATTCTCGGAAATAACTGTTTGGTTATGGCTTATGCTCACATTGCACACGATTGTGAGATTGGTAATAATGCCATCATCGTAAATGGTGTTGCACTGGCAGGACACGTAGTTGTTGGAAATCATGCCGTAATCGGTGGTTTGGCAGCTATTCATCAATTTATCCATATCGGAGATCATGCTATGATTTCAGGTGGATCTTTGGTTAGAAAAGATGTTCCTCCTTATACAAAAGCAGCAAAAGAGCCGTTGTCGTATGTAGGAATCAATTCAGTAGGTTTAAGAAGAAGAGGTTTCAGCACTGAGAAAATCAGAGAAATTCAGGAAATCTACAGAATTTTATACCAAAAGAACTATAACACAACACAAGCTTTAAGTATTATTGAAGCTGAAATGGAAGCAACTCCTGAGAGAGATGAAATTCTGGACTTTATCCGTAATTCATCGAGAGGAATCATGAAGGGGTATTCCGGAAACTATTAG
- a CDS encoding DUF4258 domain-containing protein: MKFVHRFAYYLIGLVMGCFFVALVFSGKDTRCNYFPNARVLNNLRTKPFQYSEKAIQTLNEKWVDTADIKSTLTFGDVDFDKSNVPVNKGKLYLIEGKTAKNQEIILKVVNYENKAILEEIIKKGTKE; encoded by the coding sequence ATGAAGTTCGTACATCGTTTTGCTTATTATTTAATTGGTTTGGTTATGGGATGCTTTTTTGTAGCCCTTGTATTCAGTGGAAAAGATACACGTTGCAACTACTTTCCAAACGCCAGAGTTTTAAATAATTTACGCACTAAGCCTTTTCAGTATTCCGAAAAAGCGATTCAAACTTTGAATGAAAAATGGGTTGACACAGCCGATATCAAAAGTACACTGACATTTGGTGATGTTGATTTTGACAAAAGTAATGTCCCTGTAAACAAAGGAAAACTTTATTTAATCGAAGGTAAGACTGCTAAAAATCAAGAGATTATTTTAAAAGTAGTCAACTACGAGAACAAAGCTATTCTGGAAGAGATTATTAAAAAAGGCACAAAAGAATAA
- a CDS encoding bifunctional UDP-3-O-[3-hydroxymyristoyl] N-acetylglucosamine deacetylase/3-hydroxyacyl-ACP dehydratase has translation MVKQKTIKNEISLTGVGLHTGKEVTMTFKPAPINNGFTFVRVDLQGQPVIEADANYVVNTQRGTNLEKLGVKIQTPEHVLAALVGCDLDNVIIELDASELPIMDGSSKYFVEAIEKAEIEEQDAKRNVYVVKEVISFTDETTGSEILVMPSDDYQVTTMVDFGTKVLGTQNATMKSIADFKSEIASSRTFSFLHELESLLEHGLIKGGDLNNAIVYVDKEISESTMANLKKAFGKDEISVKPNGVLDNLTLHYPNEAARHKLLDVIGDLSLIGVRIQGKIIANKPGHFVNTQFAKKLAKIIKIEQRNHVPVYDLNQEPLMDIHKIMAMLPHRPPFLLIDRIIEMSDRHVVGLKNVTMNENFFVGHFPEAPVMPGVLIVEAMAQTGGILVLSTVPDPENYLTYFMKIDNVKFKHKVLPGDTLIFKCELISPIRRGICHMQANAYANGKLVTEAELMAQIARKQ, from the coding sequence ATGGTTAAACAGAAGACCATCAAAAATGAAATTTCACTAACAGGCGTTGGATTACACACTGGGAAAGAAGTTACAATGACTTTTAAACCTGCTCCAATAAATAATGGTTTCACTTTTGTAAGAGTAGATTTGCAAGGACAGCCAGTCATTGAGGCTGATGCTAATTATGTTGTTAATACGCAAAGAGGTACTAATTTAGAAAAACTTGGCGTAAAAATTCAAACTCCTGAACATGTTTTGGCGGCATTAGTTGGATGTGATCTGGACAATGTTATTATAGAATTAGATGCTTCAGAACTTCCTATCATGGATGGTTCTTCAAAATATTTTGTGGAAGCAATTGAAAAAGCTGAAATAGAAGAGCAAGACGCTAAACGTAACGTTTATGTAGTAAAAGAAGTAATATCATTTACAGACGAAACAACCGGAAGCGAGATCTTGGTTATGCCTAGCGATGACTATCAGGTGACTACAATGGTGGATTTTGGTACTAAAGTTTTAGGTACTCAGAATGCTACTATGAAAAGTATAGCTGATTTCAAAAGTGAAATTGCGAGTTCAAGAACTTTTAGCTTCTTACACGAATTAGAGTCATTACTAGAGCATGGCTTAATTAAAGGCGGTGATCTGAATAATGCAATCGTTTATGTAGACAAAGAAATTTCTGAATCTACAATGGCGAATTTAAAGAAGGCTTTCGGAAAGGATGAAATTTCGGTAAAACCAAATGGTGTTCTTGATAATTTGACTTTACATTATCCAAACGAAGCAGCAAGACATAAATTGCTTGACGTAATTGGAGATTTATCTCTTATCGGAGTTCGTATACAAGGGAAAATTATTGCTAACAAACCTGGACATTTTGTAAATACACAGTTTGCTAAAAAGTTAGCTAAAATTATCAAAATAGAGCAAAGAAATCATGTACCTGTTTATGATTTAAATCAGGAGCCTTTGATGGACATTCATAAAATCATGGCGATGCTTCCTCACAGACCTCCATTTTTGTTGATTGACAGAATTATAGAAATGTCTGATCGTCACGTGGTTGGTTTGAAGAATGTAACCATGAATGAAAATTTCTTTGTTGGACACTTCCCGGAGGCACCGGTTATGCCGGGTGTTTTAATTGTGGAAGCAATGGCACAAACAGGTGGAATTTTGGTTTTAAGCACCGTTCCGGATCCTGAAAATTATTTGACTTATTTCATGAAAATTGACAATGTCAAATTCAAACACAAAGTATTGCCGGGTGATACATTAATTTTCAAATGCGAATTGATTTCTCCAATCAGAAGAGGAATCTGTCATATGCAGGCAAATGCTTACGCAAATGGGAAATTGGTGACCGAGGCAGAATTAATGGCCCAAATTGCAAGAAAACAATAA
- a CDS encoding HD domain-containing protein yields MTHINKLKIFNDPIYGFISIPNELIYDLIQHPYFQRLRRISQMGLSYLVYPGANHTRFHHALGCMHLMQKSVDTLRFKGVAISTEEENALYIAILLHDIGHGPFSHAMEKSIVEDVHHEAISLLFMNRLNEEFEGKLSLAIQVFKGDYHRKFMLQLISSQLDMDRMDYLKRDSFYTGVAEGNVNSERLIQMMNVVDGTLVIEEKGIYSVEKFLLSRRLMYWQAYLHKTSLVAELILMKVLKRAKELTLKGVILPCSDPLLYFMKNRVTLEDFDAEKLDLFSQLDDFDIISALKAWQKHNDFILSTLSKMLINRDLLKIKLTAEKIPAEELQSLKEEFANEHHITQLEAGYFIFGGKIKNQAYSKEAEPIRILKKDKTIEDVVEASDQLNLRSLSKLVTKYYICFPKQLI; encoded by the coding sequence GTGACTCATATCAATAAGTTAAAAATATTCAATGATCCCATTTACGGGTTTATCTCCATACCGAACGAACTTATTTACGATTTAATTCAGCACCCGTATTTTCAGCGTTTACGCCGTATTTCGCAAATGGGTTTGTCGTATTTGGTTTATCCGGGAGCCAATCATACGCGTTTTCATCATGCCTTAGGGTGTATGCATTTAATGCAAAAATCAGTAGATACACTTCGTTTTAAAGGAGTTGCGATTTCAACCGAAGAAGAAAATGCGCTTTATATTGCTATTTTACTGCACGATATTGGTCATGGGCCTTTTTCGCATGCTATGGAGAAAAGCATTGTAGAAGATGTGCATCATGAAGCCATTTCATTACTGTTTATGAATCGCTTGAATGAAGAGTTCGAAGGGAAGCTGAGTCTCGCTATTCAGGTTTTTAAAGGCGATTACCATCGAAAATTTATGCTACAGCTGATCTCAAGTCAGTTGGACATGGATCGAATGGATTATTTAAAAAGAGACAGTTTTTATACCGGTGTAGCAGAAGGTAATGTAAACTCTGAACGTTTGATTCAGATGATGAATGTTGTTGACGGTACTTTGGTAATTGAGGAAAAAGGAATCTATTCTGTCGAAAAGTTCCTGCTTTCAAGAAGATTGATGTACTGGCAGGCTTATTTGCATAAAACAAGTTTGGTAGCCGAGCTGATTTTGATGAAAGTACTAAAAAGAGCTAAAGAACTTACTCTAAAAGGTGTAATTCTGCCGTGCAGTGATCCACTTTTGTATTTTATGAAGAACAGGGTCACTTTGGAGGATTTTGATGCCGAAAAATTGGATTTATTCTCTCAATTAGATGATTTTGATATTATTAGCGCTTTAAAAGCCTGGCAAAAGCACAATGATTTTATACTTTCGACTTTGAGTAAAATGCTAATAAATAGAGACTTACTTAAAATTAAGCTTACGGCAGAAAAAATACCCGCGGAAGAATTACAATCTCTGAAGGAAGAATTTGCTAACGAACACCATATTACACAATTAGAAGCCGGTTATTTTATTTTTGGCGGAAAAATTAAAAATCAGGCTTACAGCAAAGAAGCTGAACCTATACGAATTTTGAAAAAAGACAAAACAATTGAAGATGTTGTTGAAGCATCTGACCAGTTGAATTTGAGGTCATTATCTAAATTGGTGACAAAATATTACATCTGTTTCCCAAAACAACTTATCTAA
- a CDS encoding alanine dehydrogenase — protein sequence MSITLTPFTKQQLLPQEEKLEIGRFKSELFIGIPKETSYQERRICLTPDAVSALTYEGHRVMIESGAGESSSYTDKEYSDAGAEVTSDTKKVFGCPMLLKVEPPTTAEIEMINPETILISAIQLKTKKKAYFEALAQKKITALAFEYIKDEDGSYPAVKSLSEIAGTASVLIAAELMITDEFGKGLLFGNITGVPPTDVVILGAGTVGEFAAKTAIGLGANVKVFDNSITKLRRLQNSLNQRIFTSTVQQKALLKALRRCDVAIGAMRGKERCPIIVTETMVEHMKKGAVIVDVSIDTGGCFETSEVTTHEKPTFIKSNVLHYCVPNIPSRYSKTASLSISNILTPYLLQIAEDGGLESAIRCNKGLKNGIYMYHGILTSKAIGEWFDLPDNDINLLVF from the coding sequence ATGTCAATTACCTTAACTCCATTTACGAAACAGCAATTGTTGCCACAAGAAGAAAAACTTGAAATTGGCCGATTCAAAAGTGAACTTTTTATAGGGATTCCTAAAGAAACAAGTTATCAGGAACGTCGTATTTGTCTGACTCCGGATGCTGTTAGTGCGTTGACATATGAGGGACATAGGGTAATGATTGAATCAGGAGCCGGAGAAAGCTCCAGTTATACCGATAAAGAATACTCAGATGCAGGAGCTGAAGTAACAAGTGACACGAAGAAAGTCTTCGGCTGCCCAATGCTTCTTAAGGTAGAACCTCCTACAACCGCCGAGATTGAAATGATCAATCCGGAAACTATTTTAATTTCAGCTATTCAGTTAAAAACTAAGAAAAAAGCATATTTTGAAGCTTTAGCGCAGAAAAAAATAACGGCTTTAGCTTTTGAATACATAAAAGATGAAGACGGTTCCTATCCTGCCGTAAAATCGTTAAGCGAAATTGCAGGAACAGCTTCTGTTCTGATTGCTGCCGAATTAATGATTACGGACGAGTTTGGAAAAGGCCTTTTGTTTGGTAATATTACAGGAGTTCCCCCTACAGATGTTGTGATTCTGGGTGCCGGAACCGTTGGTGAATTCGCCGCAAAAACAGCTATAGGACTGGGAGCAAATGTGAAAGTTTTTGACAATTCCATTACTAAATTACGTCGTTTACAGAATAGTCTTAACCAGCGTATTTTCACTTCGACTGTCCAGCAAAAAGCATTGTTAAAAGCTTTAAGACGTTGTGATGTTGCGATTGGTGCCATGCGTGGTAAAGAACGCTGTCCTATTATTGTTACAGAGACAATGGTTGAACACATGAAAAAAGGTGCTGTCATTGTAGATGTAAGTATTGATACCGGCGGATGTTTTGAAACTTCAGAGGTTACCACTCACGAAAAACCAACTTTTATAAAAAGCAACGTGCTGCACTATTGTGTACCTAACATTCCTTCCAGATATTCTAAAACAGCTTCATTGTCCATAAGTAATATCCTTACTCCTTATTTGCTTCAAATTGCGGAAGACGGAGGTTTGGAAAGTGCTATACGATGTAATAAAGGATTAAAAAACGGAATTTACATGTATCATGGAATTCTAACCAGCAAAGCAATTGGCGAATGGTTTGATTTACCGGATAACGACATTAATTTACTTGTTTTTTAA
- the lpxD gene encoding UDP-3-O-(3-hydroxymyristoyl)glucosamine N-acyltransferase — MKFTAEQIAGILEGEVVGNPNVEVSRLSKIEEGEEGSLTFLANPKYINHIYTTKASVTIVNDSFIPEQEITTTLIKVEDAYASFSKLLHFYNQVKLNKNGIEAQSFMTEGTKHGENLYLGSFSYIGQNVVLGDNVKIYPNSFIGDNVVIGDNVYIFAGAKIYSETIIGNNCTIHSGTIIGADGFGFVPNDEGVYSKVPQIGNVIIEDNVDIGANTTIDRATLGSTIIRQGVKLDNQIQIAHNVEIGKNTVIAAQSGVAGSTKIGENCMIGGQVGIAGHLTIGNNVRLQAQSGVARNIKDDEILQGTPSLGYTDFNKSYVHFKNLPKIVSEVEELKKQIINPKNGNNG, encoded by the coding sequence ATGAAATTTACAGCAGAACAAATAGCGGGAATTTTAGAAGGAGAAGTTGTTGGGAATCCCAATGTAGAAGTTTCTCGGTTATCTAAAATAGAAGAAGGTGAGGAGGGATCGCTTACTTTTTTGGCCAATCCAAAATATATCAACCACATATATACTACAAAAGCATCTGTAACCATTGTTAATGATAGCTTTATTCCGGAACAGGAAATCACTACAACTTTAATAAAAGTAGAAGATGCTTATGCTTCTTTTTCTAAACTTTTACATTTTTACAACCAGGTTAAATTAAATAAAAACGGTATAGAAGCACAGTCTTTTATGACTGAAGGAACTAAACATGGAGAGAATCTGTACTTAGGAAGCTTTAGTTATATCGGACAGAACGTGGTTTTGGGTGATAATGTAAAAATTTATCCGAACAGTTTTATTGGAGATAATGTTGTAATTGGAGATAATGTGTATATTTTTGCAGGTGCTAAAATTTATTCCGAAACTATAATTGGTAACAATTGTACCATTCATTCCGGAACTATTATTGGTGCGGATGGTTTTGGTTTTGTACCAAATGACGAAGGAGTATACAGTAAGGTGCCACAAATTGGTAATGTTATTATAGAAGATAACGTTGATATTGGCGCTAATACTACCATCGACAGAGCGACTCTTGGTTCGACTATTATACGACAAGGAGTTAAACTGGACAATCAGATTCAGATTGCACACAATGTTGAAATTGGTAAAAACACTGTAATTGCAGCGCAATCAGGTGTGGCCGGTTCAACTAAAATTGGTGAAAACTGTATGATTGGCGGACAAGTAGGTATCGCAGGGCACTTGACCATAGGTAACAATGTAAGATTGCAGGCTCAATCAGGAGTTGCAAGAAACATTAAAGATGATGAAATATTGCAGGGTACACCGTCTCTTGGATATACTGATTTTAACAAATCGTATGTTCATTTCAAGAATCTGCCTAAAATAGTTTCCGAAGTAGAAGAATTAAAAAAACAAATAATAAACCCAAAAAATGGAAATAATGGTTAA
- a CDS encoding GNAT family N-acetyltransferase — protein MNTQNTVEIISFSPDLKEHIKILNLEWLKKYFKVEEQDEIVLSSPQEEIIDKGGLIFYARYNDEIIGTVSLMKASETSFELSKMAVSDQAQGLGVGNKLLAHCMTVAKENNIKKLFLYSNRILLPALHLYQKFGFTEVPLGDVSYERADIKMEKIL, from the coding sequence ATGAATACCCAAAATACTGTAGAAATAATCTCTTTTTCACCTGATTTAAAAGAACATATTAAGATCCTAAATCTGGAATGGCTTAAAAAGTACTTTAAAGTAGAGGAACAAGACGAAATAGTACTTTCCTCCCCTCAGGAAGAAATTATTGATAAAGGCGGGTTGATCTTCTATGCCAGGTACAATGATGAAATTATTGGAACTGTTTCTTTGATGAAAGCCAGCGAAACAAGCTTTGAGCTGAGTAAAATGGCTGTTTCAGATCAGGCGCAGGGCCTTGGGGTTGGAAACAAACTGCTAGCACACTGCATGACTGTTGCAAAAGAAAACAATATTAAAAAACTGTTTTTGTATTCTAACCGTATACTGCTTCCGGCGCTTCATTTGTATCAGAAGTTTGGTTTTACTGAAGTTCCTTTGGGCGATGTAAGTTATGAAAGAGCGGATATAAAAATGGAGAAAATTCTGTAA
- a CDS encoding nuclear transport factor 2 family protein: MSIKEFVQKFYKSDALIDSEIMKTYLHPEVKLDWNSTKGLIEMDYDSMIAMANELSRAYVRSKVRISHIIAEEDLVSIRYSHFVKTIENPREEMLLAHFATIWQIKDDKLYRGFQMSQFS, from the coding sequence ATGTCTATAAAAGAATTTGTTCAAAAATTTTACAAGTCAGATGCCTTAATTGATAGCGAAATCATGAAAACTTACTTGCATCCGGAAGTAAAGTTGGACTGGAACAGCACCAAAGGATTAATTGAGATGGATTATGATTCTATGATAGCTATGGCAAACGAGCTTAGCCGTGCTTATGTACGTTCTAAGGTTAGAATTAGCCACATCATTGCCGAAGAAGACTTAGTTTCAATACGATACTCTCACTTTGTAAAAACGATTGAGAACCCGAGAGAAGAAATGTTATTAGCTCATTTTGCCACGATTTGGCAAATAAAAGATGATAAATTATATCGCGGTTTTCAAATGAGTCAATTTTCTTAA